One segment of Cyprinus carpio isolate SPL01 chromosome B20, ASM1834038v1, whole genome shotgun sequence DNA contains the following:
- the paplnb gene encoding papilin b, proteoglycan-like sulfated glycoprotein isoform X2, producing MMLHSLLGILCLISAVFCVRQPSNDYWSEYGPYEACSRTCGTGVAVRTRVCNTMRTDGGHNCVGPSKSYKLCNTQECPVGSRDFREEQCSHYDRTDFQGKRYTWQPYYGASNPCELVCVPRGENFYYRQRPAVVDGTPCYVGRRDVCVEGVCRAVSHGEIVGFEDHSLPVTSAHLDTYRYTSSAFSECSLHCGGGVQTRSVYCINERTSAMVDESHCTAQGLRKPASQKACNEHPCAEYSVGPFGDCSATCGEGQQTREVFCVGGRGEHIPEHHCRGLTRPHDVRSCQRSACHQVLRYYINDFSLCSRSCGTGTRERRVVCMDLDHNQYPDERCSAFSRPHAVENCNTQPCPGAQMVHSVQDPSGYESSLRGFVPYTQDATSVHRPSDPYPSVTGPHCAQSYYGCCPDGHTAASGPRGEGCAHEDCHRSRYGCCLDGVTAANDFGRAGCPDYPNRDYSSVRQPSASVCSLAREVGSCYEWTSRFYFDSSSDSCSQFWFGGCEGNGNNFVSMEECERSCKASARGLAPRESTFRRVISGVRSYRMRSRA from the exons ATGATGCTCCACTCTCTTCTCGGGATCCTGTGCTTGATCTCTGCAGTTTTCTGT GTGAGGCAGCCGTCTAATGATTACTGGAGTGAATATGGCCCGTATGAAGCCTGCAGCCGCACCTGTGGCACTGGAGTGGCAGTGAGAACCAGGGTCTGCAACACTATGAG GACGGATGGTGGGCACAATTGCGTTGGACCATCCAAGTCCTACAAACTCTGTAACACACAG GAATGCCCTGTTGGATCTAGAGATTTCCGTGAAGAACAGTGTTCTCATTATGACCGAACGGATTTCCAGGGAAAACGTTACACATGGCAGCCGTATTATGGAG CTTCAAACCCATGTGAGCTGGTGTGTGTGCCCAGAGGAGAGAACTTCTACTACCGTCAAAGACCTGCTGTGGTGGACGGCACACCATGCTACGTGGGCCGCAGAGACGTCTGTGTGGAGGGAGTCTGCAGA GCGGTGAGCCATGGGGAGATTGTGGGTTTTGAGGATCACTCTCTTCCTGTCACCTCTGCCCATCTGGACACCTACAG GTACACATCCAGCGCCTTTTCAGAGTGTTCACTGCACTGTGGTGGAGGAGTGCAGACCCGTAGTGTGTACTGTATTAATGAGAGAACATCAGCAATGGTCGATGAATCTCATTGTACTGCACAAGGCCTCAGGAAACCAGCTTCCCAGAAGGCCTGCAACGAGCACCCCTGTGCCGAGTACAGTGTCGGTCCCTTTGGTGAT TGTTCGGCGACGTGTGGTGAGGGACAGCAGACACGAGAGGTGTTCTGTGTCGGGGGCAGAGGAGAGCACATCCCTGAGCACCACTGCAGGGGTCTCACACGTCCACATGATGTCAGATCCTGTCAGAGATCAGCTTGCCACCAAGTTTTAAGATACTATATCAATGACTTCAGCCTG TGTTCTCGTAGCTGTGGAACTGGTACTCGTGAGCGCAGAGTGGTTTGCATGGATTTGGATCACAATCAATATCCAGATGAAAGATGTTCTGCTTTCTCCAGACCTCATGCTGTGGAGAACTGCAACACACAGCCCTGCCCTGGTGCACAAA TGGTGCACAGCGTGCAGGATCCCAGTGGTTATGAAAGCTCCTTGCGTGGATTTGTGCCTTATACCCAAGATGCAACCTCAG TTCACAGACCAAGCGATCCATACCCCTCAGTGACTGGACCGCACTGTGCCCAGTCATATTATGGATGCTGTCCGGATGGCCACACTGCTGCCTCAGGGCCTCGTGGGGAAGGCTGTGCTCACGAGGACTGTCATAGGTCTAG aTATGGCTGCTGCCTTGATGGAGTAACAGCTGCTAATGATTTTGGAAGAGCAGGATGTCCTGATTACCCCAATAGA gattatAGTTCAGTCCGTCAGCCCTCTGCTAGTGTGTGCTCTTTGGCACGAGAAGTTGGATCCTGTTATGAATGGACATCTCGTTTCTACTTCGATTCTTCCTCTGACTCTTGCTCACAGTTCTGGTTCGGGGGTTGTGAAGGGAATGGCAATAACTTTGTCTCCATGGAGGAATGTGAGCGGTCATGTAAGGCTTCTGCCAGAGGCCTTGCCCCAAGAGAATCAACATTCAGGAGAGTGATCAGTGGGGTCAGAAGTTATAGAATGAGATCCCGTGCATAA
- the paplnb gene encoding papilin b, proteoglycan-like sulfated glycoprotein isoform X1, producing MISILKMMLHSLLGILCLISAVFCVRQPSNDYWSEYGPYEACSRTCGTGVAVRTRVCNTMRTDGGHNCVGPSKSYKLCNTQECPVGSRDFREEQCSHYDRTDFQGKRYTWQPYYGASNPCELVCVPRGENFYYRQRPAVVDGTPCYVGRRDVCVEGVCRAVSHGEIVGFEDHSLPVTSAHLDTYRYTSSAFSECSLHCGGGVQTRSVYCINERTSAMVDESHCTAQGLRKPASQKACNEHPCAEYSVGPFGDCSATCGEGQQTREVFCVGGRGEHIPEHHCRGLTRPHDVRSCQRSACHQVLRYYINDFSLCSRSCGTGTRERRVVCMDLDHNQYPDERCSAFSRPHAVENCNTQPCPGAQMVHSVQDPSGYESSLRGFVPYTQDATSVHRPSDPYPSVTGPHCAQSYYGCCPDGHTAASGPRGEGCAHEDCHRSRYGCCLDGVTAANDFGRAGCPDYPNRDYSSVRQPSASVCSLAREVGSCYEWTSRFYFDSSSDSCSQFWFGGCEGNGNNFVSMEECERSCKASARGLAPRESTFRRVISGVRSYRMRSRA from the exons atgatTTCTATCTTGAAGATGATGCTCCACTCTCTTCTCGGGATCCTGTGCTTGATCTCTGCAGTTTTCTGT GTGAGGCAGCCGTCTAATGATTACTGGAGTGAATATGGCCCGTATGAAGCCTGCAGCCGCACCTGTGGCACTGGAGTGGCAGTGAGAACCAGGGTCTGCAACACTATGAG GACGGATGGTGGGCACAATTGCGTTGGACCATCCAAGTCCTACAAACTCTGTAACACACAG GAATGCCCTGTTGGATCTAGAGATTTCCGTGAAGAACAGTGTTCTCATTATGACCGAACGGATTTCCAGGGAAAACGTTACACATGGCAGCCGTATTATGGAG CTTCAAACCCATGTGAGCTGGTGTGTGTGCCCAGAGGAGAGAACTTCTACTACCGTCAAAGACCTGCTGTGGTGGACGGCACACCATGCTACGTGGGCCGCAGAGACGTCTGTGTGGAGGGAGTCTGCAGA GCGGTGAGCCATGGGGAGATTGTGGGTTTTGAGGATCACTCTCTTCCTGTCACCTCTGCCCATCTGGACACCTACAG GTACACATCCAGCGCCTTTTCAGAGTGTTCACTGCACTGTGGTGGAGGAGTGCAGACCCGTAGTGTGTACTGTATTAATGAGAGAACATCAGCAATGGTCGATGAATCTCATTGTACTGCACAAGGCCTCAGGAAACCAGCTTCCCAGAAGGCCTGCAACGAGCACCCCTGTGCCGAGTACAGTGTCGGTCCCTTTGGTGAT TGTTCGGCGACGTGTGGTGAGGGACAGCAGACACGAGAGGTGTTCTGTGTCGGGGGCAGAGGAGAGCACATCCCTGAGCACCACTGCAGGGGTCTCACACGTCCACATGATGTCAGATCCTGTCAGAGATCAGCTTGCCACCAAGTTTTAAGATACTATATCAATGACTTCAGCCTG TGTTCTCGTAGCTGTGGAACTGGTACTCGTGAGCGCAGAGTGGTTTGCATGGATTTGGATCACAATCAATATCCAGATGAAAGATGTTCTGCTTTCTCCAGACCTCATGCTGTGGAGAACTGCAACACACAGCCCTGCCCTGGTGCACAAA TGGTGCACAGCGTGCAGGATCCCAGTGGTTATGAAAGCTCCTTGCGTGGATTTGTGCCTTATACCCAAGATGCAACCTCAG TTCACAGACCAAGCGATCCATACCCCTCAGTGACTGGACCGCACTGTGCCCAGTCATATTATGGATGCTGTCCGGATGGCCACACTGCTGCCTCAGGGCCTCGTGGGGAAGGCTGTGCTCACGAGGACTGTCATAGGTCTAG aTATGGCTGCTGCCTTGATGGAGTAACAGCTGCTAATGATTTTGGAAGAGCAGGATGTCCTGATTACCCCAATAGA gattatAGTTCAGTCCGTCAGCCCTCTGCTAGTGTGTGCTCTTTGGCACGAGAAGTTGGATCCTGTTATGAATGGACATCTCGTTTCTACTTCGATTCTTCCTCTGACTCTTGCTCACAGTTCTGGTTCGGGGGTTGTGAAGGGAATGGCAATAACTTTGTCTCCATGGAGGAATGTGAGCGGTCATGTAAGGCTTCTGCCAGAGGCCTTGCCCCAAGAGAATCAACATTCAGGAGAGTGATCAGTGGGGTCAGAAGTTATAGAATGAGATCCCGTGCATAA
- the LOC109112751 gene encoding enhancer of rudimentary homolog, which produces MSHTILLVQPTKRPEGRTYADYESVNECMEGVCKMYEEHLKRMNPNSPSITYDISQLFDFVDDLADLSCLVYRADTQTYQPYNKDWIKEKIYVLLRRQAQQAGK; this is translated from the exons ATG TCTCACACAATTCTGCTGGTGCAGCCCACCAAGAGACCAGAGGGCAGAACATATGCAGACTACGAGTCTGTCAACGAATGCATGGAAG GAGTGTGTAAGATGTATGAAGAGCATCTGAAGAGGATGAACCCCAACAGTCCCTCCATCACATATGACATAAGCCAGTTATTCGACTTTGTTGATGATCTTGCTGACCTCAGCTGTCTTGT GTACAGGGCAGACACACAAACCTATCAGCCCTACAACAAAGACTGGATCAAAGAAAAGATCTACGTGCTGCTGAGGCGCCAAGCTCAGCAGGCGGGGAAATAA